The bacterium DNA window CGAGGAGCGCGGAGGACGCACCGGCATCATCCTGATCGGCTATGAGGAGGATGTCGCCGCCCGGGTCGCCATCGGGGCGGGCGATCTCAAGACCGTTGTCCAGGGACGTCACGATATATACGGCGCGGAGATCGAGCCGCTCGACGAGCAGGCCCTTGTCGAAGCCGCCCGCGCCATGGTGCGGAGAGGCATGGAAGCCCTTGCGGTATCGTCATACATGGGAACGAGAAATCCCGACCATGAAATACGGGCGGAGTCGGTTCTCGCGGATACCTTCGGATTACCCGTCGTGTCGGGGCATGATCTTACGGACGATATCGATTCGGTGCGCCGGGCCATGACCGCGCTCCTGAATGCCCGTCTGCTCCCGGTCATAGAACAGCTTGTCGATTCAATCGAACGGGTGGTTGATGAACTCGGCCTGCCGACTGATGTACGGCTCGTCACAACCGAGGGGTCGCTCATGAATACCGCCGAGGCGAAAAGAAGACCCGTCCGCATGGTGATGTCTGGTCCCGCTGCATCGGTGGAAGGGGTGCGTTTCCTAACCGATACCGATTCCTGTGTCCTCATCGACATGGGCGGCACGACAACCGATATCGCGGTCATCGAAGGCGGAAGCGCCCGCCGAACCGGCCGTGGAACCATTGTGGGACGGTATAAGACCTCGATCCATGCAACCGACATACGGACGCTCGGTCTGGGTGGCGACAGCAGGATCGCCTGGGAACGGGGACGGGTCATCGTCGGCCCGCGGCGTATTCTGCCCATCGGCGTACTCGCTTCGGAATACGGCCAGATTCTCGACCGGCTCGAATCGCTCAGGGGATATTCCGGCTCGGATTACAGTCTCGTCCAGCCGGGAACGTTCTATATGATCCGGCGGAATCCCGGCTCTCTTTCATTTCTGAGCGAACGTGAACGCTTTATCCTTGAACTGCTCGCTGACGGCCCCCTGTCGGAGGTCGATCTTGCGCACCGTCTCGGATATCCGTACTATTCACTGCTCGGAGTCGAACACCTGGAAAAGACGGGCGTAATCATTGCGTCAGGCCTTACACCGACCGATATTCTGACATTCGGAGGCCAGGTAACGATAGGCGACAGAAAAGCGGCTGCCTGCATGCTCGATCTGTATTCGGAGCGGACAGGTCTTGCGGTTGAGGAGTTTATTTCACGTACCCAGGCCGAAATACTGAGGATGGCCTCCTCCGCGATGATCACCGAGGCGCTTTCCGGCAACGGCGACCTGTCGTTCCCCGGATGCCGCTACTGTCATGATACCTTCGGCGCCGATGGCCCGGTTGAGGTTGCCTACCGCCTGAAACCTGCGCTTGTCGGCATCGGCGCTCCGACCCGGCACCTGCTCGAGGGTATGAAACGGTTCCTTGACGCCGGACGGAAAATCTTCCCGAAATGGGGAGAGGTCGCCAATGCTGTCGGCGCCGCTTCCGGCGCGGGAGGGATGCATATCGACATGAGCATCATGCCGGATGGCAGGGGACGGTTCCTGCTCTATGCACCCGAAGGGAAATTTACCTTCCGTACGCTCGACGAGGCTAAAACCGAAGGACTCCGGCTTTCGAGGGACAACGCCCGATCGTACGCCCGTCAGATGGGATATGACGCCTTCAGGCTCGATGTCCGTGTCCGTGACCGGAGCGCCCCGACAGCAAACGCCGGGGAACTTTATATCGATACCTCGATTGTTTCGACGCTGAAATACTGAATCGCGCCATTTCCGGATACCTGTGAACACTGGCAACTCCGGACTTCACCCGACTTATTCATATAATAAAATAGAACGCGGATTTTTGCGGATCAGACGGATTTTCGCGGATTTTATTTATATCTTCTGGATGTTAACGTTTAATAGTTGCTAAAGATTGTATATATATTATGTTCTATAATTTTATCCGGTTATCCAGTTAAGTCAGCTAATATCATTAATCCCCTCGGCTTCGCCGTATCCCCCTTATAAAACAAAGGAGGATGAAAGTGCCCCCCAAGCCGCTCCCGCCTTAACAAGGGGGGATGCCGCAGGCAGGGGGGATCACATACTATCGGGAAAAATTATAGATTCTTATTTATAAGTTTTTATGCTTATCAAACTGAATAACCGGAAAATTTTGTGTCTTCGTGGTTAAATTTTTTTTCATGAATAATCCGGGCTAAAAGGTAGAGATATGCAGTCAATAAAAGCGTGCCTTCGGGCGTTATCCGTTCTCCTTGTGTTTTCCCTTCTTTTCGGTTCATGCGCGCCATCGGTGTCGAAAATTCCGGGTTCATGCCAGCAGCCGTGCAAATTCAGGGGAAAGGCTTCGGCATCGGTCTCGGGCACCTACCTGCTCTATATCCCGGCGCAGTACGATTCGCACAGACGCTGGCCGGTCATCATCTATCTCCATGGTGCTTCACTTCGCGGAAGTTCCATCGATACAATCAAACAATACGGGCTCCCCCTGATACTCGATTCACGCTGTGATTTCCCGTTTATCGTCATTTCGCCCCAGTGCCGCACGGGAAAAACATGGACCGACCCCGAAACGCTCATCGCCCTGCTCGACGAGGTATCCGGGCGCTATTCGGTTGACCCCGACCGTGTCTATGTCACCGGCATCAGCATGGGCGGAACGGGCGCATGGCTTCTGGCATCCCGTCACCCGGAGCGGTTCGCGGCGATCGCGCCGCTCTGCGCCTACAGCGATACATCATGGGCGCCGACCCTGAAGGATGTACCTGCGTGGGTTTTTCACGGCCTCAATGATACTGTCTGCCCCATCAGCGAAGCGGAGGAAATGGTCAACGCCGTTATCACGCACGGTGGCGAGGTGATTTTCAGCGCCTATCCGCTGGATGGGCACAACATTGTAAGAAAAGTATACGGAAACGAACGGCTCTACGAGTGGTTTCTGGAAAAACGAAGGAAAGGGAGCAGGCGATAAATGAAAAAAAAGGAACTGCCCCGATTATGAAGTCAAGGCAATTCCTTATCATTATCATCGTTTTATCTCAATGAGCGATTTTATCCCCGACCGCGGATAAGCGGGATATCGGCATATTCGCACAGTTCCGAGAGAATTGAGTGGAGGCGTTTCTTGCAGCCCTCCGTTTTTGCCTTGTCGGCTTCGGTAAGCGCAACCTTGAGCGGCCCCATATTGAAGCCGCGGACTTCCATCGCCGCCTTGAATCCGGCTGGGAAGGGGACGCTGAACATGGTTCGAATGGCCAGACAGATTGCAAACTGGAGATTCCGGGCTGTTTCGTAGTCGCCGGCGAGGGTCGAGTTATATATCTTCACGATGATCTCGGGGAAGATATTCGCGGTGCCGACCATGGCGCCTTTACCCCCGATCATGGTCGCCGGGAACACGATTTCCTCACGGCCCGCGAGCACATTGACATCCGAGCCGACGAGACGGATTTTATCCATGAAATGAGTGAGGTCGACCATGCTTCCGGAGGAGTCTTTCATCGCCACAACATTGGGAATCATGGAAACGCGCTTTACAAGGTCATAGGAAAGTGGTGTCGAGAACAGCGGTATGTTATACATGATAATGGACATGTCGGGAACCGCCTCCGCAAGCAGCTCGTAATGACGCTCGATAATGTCCTGAGTGACCGTGTAATAATAGGGCGGAGAACAGACGATTCCATCGCATCCGATCTCACGGGCGTATTTTGCGAATTCGATGGATTTCTCGAAATGGCTCGCGGTGACTCCGACAAGCACCGGAACACGGCCCCGTGCGGCTTTCTTCACAACAGTCATGAGACGGCATGCTTCATCCGTCTCCATGTGAACGAATTCTCCGACACTCGACACGGCAAAAAGCATTTTGCACCCGCTGGCGATGCAGAAGTCGACTATATCACCCATAACCTCTTCGTTGATAGACCCGTCCCCGTCGAAAGCAGTGAGCATTGCAGGGGCTATACCTTCCGGTTTATAAAACATTCTGTTCCTCCTGGACACAACCGCTGCCTGAGCCGGTTTATATAAAAGAATCGACCAAATCTGGTGAATGCGAGCCGGGCACGGACAGTGTACGGCTACCGCAACCTGTTGAAATATCTGAATAACATCGTTATCACTCTGATAATGGCTTGAACTTCCAAAATAATGTTTCATGAAAGCAAAGTCAAGCGACTTCAGCCATAAACTCCTTGACTCTGTTATCCTATTATACTATTTTAGGCACGTCAGATAAGGATGAATTGTATGAAGAAAAAAGCTTCCGCGTCAATGGATTTCAGGAAAAATCTCATGCTCTATTATTGCGCTGTCGGCGTGATAATTCTCGGGTATGTTTTTCTTTCCATTGGCGGGGCGAACAGTTTTACATCGCTGACCCTCGGTCCGGTCATTCTCGTTATCGGATACCTCGTCGCCATGCCTGTGGCGCTGTTGTGCGGTATCGGTAAGAAAGAGAGCGGGGGCGATGCTGCTTCCGCTGTGCAGGAACCGGAGAAAAAATCCAGAAAACAGGTTAAATCCGAATAGACCGTGGGCGATTGACTCAGTTGGTTCAGAGTGCCTCCCTTACAAGGAGGAAGTCACTGGTTCGAATCCAGTATCGCCCACCATTATTTTTCAAAACGCCCCTATCAATTCAAAATCGAATTTTTCCTTTCGTTATTATCCCGAAATATCCATAAAAACTGCCTGCATTCGCCTCACCACACTATGTTATGGCGGGAAAACGTGTAAAGTTGCCAATTATCATGATTTCAAGTTTTTGCTTAAGATTGAACTATTTCGTAAAAAATAACCTTAAAGAACTATTTGCCAAAACAGCTCCATTTTCATTAATTACCATAAATTATATATATCTGTATGAAGCAGAATGAAACATCCGATACCGGGCTGCGTTTAAAAAGTACAATCATATATGATTTTAGATTTACGATTTTAGATTTACGATTTTATACATTACGAAATATTTTTATTGTGTTGTTTTTTTGAGATAGATGCCGAAACGAGTTCGGCATGACCGTCATCCTGAACTCGTTTCAGGATCTGATCGCTTGTAACATGCGCAATTATTTATGTCGTCTTACATGGATTTACGATTTATTTGACTCTTTCAAATCGTATTTCGTAAACAGCTTCCGGGGAAAAAAGTATATAGAATAATCTGATTATACAATTGGTGTATAAACCATACGAATAAGATGTATTACACGTTAAAAAATGTCATTCCCATGAAAACGGGAATCCATCATCTATTGCTCATTACAGAGCAATGTTAATACTGGATTCCCAATTCACTTCGTTCTTGGGAATGACAATACTCATACCAAACCTTTAATGATTGTGAACTCATTGAATAACCAGAAAAAAATAAAAAAATTCGCGAAAATCCGCTCTATCCGCGAAAATCCGCGTTCTATCACATGTATGAATAGATCGTGATGAAAAGGAGTTACGATGAAAAGACGGGACTTTATTGAAAAATCGACTGTGGGTACCGCCGGTCTTGCCGCTTCGACCATGTATGAATTATTCGACAATGATAGAGCCTATGCGTTCCCGACAAGCAGGGGCACCGGTATCGAGGAAGCGAATTATCACCTTGAACTCGGCAAGGAAAAGAATATTGAGCCGGTAATACGGGCGGAAATCCTGAACAATCCCCGCGCCGTCTTCCTGATCGAGACCCATGTGGACGCCCGTAAGGATTCCACCGGGCATTACACCGAGGCGGTCGATCAGCTCCGCAATGAAGGAAAACGTATCGCCGGGCAGCTTTTTGTCAGGGGAACGAAAAAGGGCGGCACCACCTTCATTAAACCGAACTTCACCGGTGTACCCGAGCATAAGTTCAACCGCACCAACGGCGTCTACACATCCCCGGACTTCGTGGTGGGTGTCATCGAGCATCTCCGTGACATCGGCAATCCGAACGTGGCCTGCGGCGACAGCCCTATCGATGCCGTGAATCACCGTCAGGGCGGCGTTTACCAAGCCTTCGACCCGTACGGCGTCCTCATGATCGAAGCGGGATACGAGCGATTCGAGCATTACAATAAAAACGAAATCAACTGGAGCGATCCGGTAAAATCTCCCGTCTGGAACCGGATTCCCTACTACAAACCCATATTCGATAAAGACAACTTTCTCATCAACATATCGACCATGAAATGCCATCTGACCGCGCTCACCACTCTCACGGTAAAAAACCTTCAGGGATGCGTCGTCCGTGGGCACGGACAATTCTGCTGGCCCGGCATTCAGCTTGAGCTTCAGTCGGAAACGGCGGGTATCGATTTCAGGCGCGGTTTCCAGAAAGATGCCATCCGTAATGTCGAGGAACTGTTCGTCAAACACCGTGCGGCGGGATTCAAACGGTGGGAGACCAACAAGGATCAGTACGGCGATTATGAAAAATATGTCGAGCTCGGCGGCTACGAGACCTTCAGGAAAGTAGAGAAGGATAAAACCGCCCGTCAGGAATTCCTCAAACAGGTCGGCAGCGTGTTCCGGCAGGAATCATGGATACATCGCGGGCTTGACAATGCGGCGACTCTGAAGCCAAGGCTCAACATCATCGAGGGCATCATTGCCATGGATGGCAACGAGCACGGGTGGTGGAATATCGGCGAGGATCATCTTGTCAACATCGTTGTCGCCGGGTGCTCCCCGTACGAGGTCGATACAGTCGGGAACTACATCATGGGTCATGATCCCCGCGAGATATGGTACACCCGTGTCGCGAAGGAAAAAGGCTATGGGGAGTGCGACCCGGAAAAAATCGAGATTTACCGGATACGTGATAATGGCGAAATCGAGCCGGTGAAAAATCTCACCGGAATCAGACGGTACCCGCTCGGGCTTAACTGGTCAAGGAGCGAGAATCCTGATGAGCGGCTCTTCTGGTAAAATGAGACAACTATTGGTGTAATAATTTTATTAACCCGGAATGTTCATGAAAATATTGAACCACAAAGACACGGAACAGGGGTAATTCATGAATTACCCCTACAATGTTACATCGGTCGGGTACGAAACACAAATCCGCGAAAATCCGCGTTCTATAAAATTTTATGAATAGATCGGGTTAAAAAAGCGTGATAATACTTATGGCAAGTTTTATGATATTGAAGGTTTATGAATGTTTTTATGATTTTTCTCTTTCCTGTCGTGTGAAATTATGAAGAAAATGCTTTCGATTTCATTGTTGTTTTCTTTTGTTACTTCCCCGGCTTTTTCTGCAGATTTTTCACCAACGGTTCTCGGAATATCCGCGCCTTCTTTTGTTCAATATGATTATGACCGGTCGGAACTTGCGATACCCTTTACCATATCGGGTCACCCGGCAAATGTGATTTTCCTCGTATTCACCAGGGATAAGGCATCAAAAATCGGCAGCACTCAAAACGGTTATCTGGGATGGCATTATGTCAACAGAATCGACACATGTTTATTTACCGGTACTCCCCGGCAATGCAGTATCGGCAACAATGTGATCACGTGGGACGGGAAGGATTCCGATGGCGCATATGTTGAAAAGGATGAAAATATATACTATATCTGGGGATTCGATAATGTCGGTTTAAAGACACCCGTAACAAGGCAGATTAAACCCGACCCATGGGGGCGCATCACGGTCATGACAAGGGATGAAAAGGATAACCTTCTTGCGAGGCCGGTTATCTGGGCAGGAAGCGGCGACCGGGGCGGAGGAGGCGCGACAAATACGATACCGCGGGAGCATATCAATAAAAAATGGATAGTCGGTAATGATCCGATGGACGATACACTCATGGAGACCTGTAAATCATATGAAGTATG harbors:
- a CDS encoding DUF1638 domain-containing protein, yielding MLRKELDSLRSAIPGDVELIEVWLEQGLHREPERLNSLVREEIASSEARNEQLDAILLGYGICSRGTVGVTSDRYRIVVPRAHDCITLFLGSKDRYLDEFSRAPGTYWFTPGFVSGKVQPGMSEKYAGIYQLYEENFEQYMDRFGDEESARFVIEHQEQAWIKNYSRGAFVESGLPGGDALRKKAAAFCLARNWRFEEVTGDLSLIRDLISGSWDPERFLVLEPGQVLAIGGIDDVITARGAETESIMFGDDYIKSFAFKHNRYREVSPGEPYKLPDEKDMVIGIDAGGTYTDAVVVSLKRHRVLAAAKAPTTYFDLAEGVRQALLKLPKKLLKSAGRLAISTTLATNAIVEERGGRTGIILIGYEEDVAARVAIGAGDLKTVVQGRHDIYGAEIEPLDEQALVEAARAMVRRGMEALAVSSYMGTRNPDHEIRAESVLADTFGLPVVSGHDLTDDIDSVRRAMTALLNARLLPVIEQLVDSIERVVDELGLPTDVRLVTTEGSLMNTAEAKRRPVRMVMSGPAASVEGVRFLTDTDSCVLIDMGGTTTDIAVIEGGSARRTGRGTIVGRYKTSIHATDIRTLGLGGDSRIAWERGRVIVGPRRILPIGVLASEYGQILDRLESLRGYSGSDYSLVQPGTFYMIRRNPGSLSFLSERERFILELLADGPLSEVDLAHRLGYPYYSLLGVEHLEKTGVIIASGLTPTDILTFGGQVTIGDRKAAACMLDLYSERTGLAVEEFISRTQAEILRMASSAMITEALSGNGDLSFPGCRYCHDTFGADGPVEVAYRLKPALVGIGAPTRHLLEGMKRFLDAGRKIFPKWGEVANAVGAASGAGGMHIDMSIMPDGRGRFLLYAPEGKFTFRTLDEAKTEGLRLSRDNARSYARQMGYDAFRLDVRVRDRSAPTANAGELYIDTSIVSTLKY
- a CDS encoding dihydrodipicolinate synthase family protein, giving the protein MFYKPEGIAPAMLTAFDGDGSINEEVMGDIVDFCIASGCKMLFAVSSVGEFVHMETDEACRLMTVVKKAARGRVPVLVGVTASHFEKSIEFAKYAREIGCDGIVCSPPYYYTVTQDIIERHYELLAEAVPDMSIIMYNIPLFSTPLSYDLVKRVSMIPNVVAMKDSSGSMVDLTHFMDKIRLVGSDVNVLAGREEIVFPATMIGGKGAMVGTANIFPEIIVKIYNSTLAGDYETARNLQFAICLAIRTMFSVPFPAGFKAAMEVRGFNMGPLKVALTEADKAKTEGCKKRLHSILSELCEYADIPLIRGRG
- a CDS encoding DUF362 domain-containing protein, which codes for MKRRDFIEKSTVGTAGLAASTMYELFDNDRAYAFPTSRGTGIEEANYHLELGKEKNIEPVIRAEILNNPRAVFLIETHVDARKDSTGHYTEAVDQLRNEGKRIAGQLFVRGTKKGGTTFIKPNFTGVPEHKFNRTNGVYTSPDFVVGVIEHLRDIGNPNVACGDSPIDAVNHRQGGVYQAFDPYGVLMIEAGYERFEHYNKNEINWSDPVKSPVWNRIPYYKPIFDKDNFLINISTMKCHLTALTTLTVKNLQGCVVRGHGQFCWPGIQLELQSETAGIDFRRGFQKDAIRNVEELFVKHRAAGFKRWETNKDQYGDYEKYVELGGYETFRKVEKDKTARQEFLKQVGSVFRQESWIHRGLDNAATLKPRLNIIEGIIAMDGNEHGWWNIGEDHLVNIVVAGCSPYEVDTVGNYIMGHDPREIWYTRVAKEKGYGECDPEKIEIYRIRDNGEIEPVKNLTGIRRYPLGLNWSRSENPDERLFW
- a CDS encoding prolyl oligopeptidase family serine peptidase; translation: MQSIKACLRALSVLLVFSLLFGSCAPSVSKIPGSCQQPCKFRGKASASVSGTYLLYIPAQYDSHRRWPVIIYLHGASLRGSSIDTIKQYGLPLILDSRCDFPFIVISPQCRTGKTWTDPETLIALLDEVSGRYSVDPDRVYVTGISMGGTGAWLLASRHPERFAAIAPLCAYSDTSWAPTLKDVPAWVFHGLNDTVCPISEAEEMVNAVITHGGEVIFSAYPLDGHNIVRKVYGNERLYEWFLEKRRKGSRR
- a CDS encoding DUF3098 domain-containing protein, which translates into the protein MKKKASASMDFRKNLMLYYCAVGVIILGYVFLSIGGANSFTSLTLGPVILVIGYLVAMPVALLCGIGKKESGGDAASAVQEPEKKSRKQVKSE